A single region of the Nicotiana sylvestris chromosome 6, ASM39365v2, whole genome shotgun sequence genome encodes:
- the LOC104230294 gene encoding uncharacterized protein, protein MARSIAQALNLIRTTTAPSTASRRDAVRLVACRCESTQPDRHVASDTSEAEAVAVQRIEDAIHRIIVRRSAPDWLPFCPGASYWVPPRRSSYGIADLVHKLSNTLSEEETMSLATFRGWPSSTFYLNNDNAVTENDSMSKKVNQSDNEED, encoded by the exons ATGGCCCGTTCCATTGCTCAAGCCCTAAATCTGATCCGAACCACCACCGCCCCATCCACAGCTAGCCGCCGGGATGCTGTTCGCCTCGTAGCTTGTAGGTGCGAATCCACTCAGCCGGATAGACACGTGGCATCTGACACATCGGAGGCGGAGGCTGTGGCGGTGCAGAGGATCGAGGACGCTATTCATCGTATCATAGTACGGAGATCGGCTCCCGATTGGCTTCCTTTCTGTCCTGGTGCTTCTTATTGGGTCCCACCTCGACGAAGCTCCTATGGTATAGCTGACCTCGTTCATAAACTCTCCAATACGCTATCCGAAGAGGAAACTATGTCTCTCGCTACATTCCGCGGCTGGCCTTCCTCTACTTTTTATCTTAATAATG ACAATGCCGTGACAGAGAATGATAGTATGTCCAAAAAGGTGAACCAGTCTGACAACGAGGAAGATTAA